Genomic DNA from Nitrosarchaeum koreense MY1:
CTCATCAGGTTTTTTTCCATGCATTGCGCGAACTGCCAATTCGATTCCTTTTTCTATTACTGAACGGTTAAAGTCAGGAGTTAGCATTCCGAGGTCCGCCATTGCGTTAACTGTTCGAGGTGGATCTTTCTCAACTAGGGCAAGATAAAGTCGAATCAATCTTAATCTAGTATCATTGTCTAATCTCCCAACCATTCCATAATCATAAAGAATCAATTTTCCATCGTCTGTTACTGAAATGTTTCCCGGGTGAGGATCTGCATGAAATAAAGAATGATGTAAAAGCATGGTGAAAAAGACCTTATGAACATCAATGACTAGTTTGTGCCTATCAATTCCCTTTTCATCAAGTGCTTCTATATTGGTAATTTTGATACCAGGAAGGTATTCCATAGTAAGTACATTTTTTGAGGAATAATCATCATACACTGAAGGAATCGCTATGTTGCTTTTCTTCATGTCTTGCTTGATTTTTTTGAGATTTGTCGATTCTATCGTATAATCCATCTCTTCATGAATAGTTTCAATAAATTGTGAAAGCATTGCTCTTGCAGAAAAACGTAAGTTTGGATCTACAAATCTCAATGCCATTGGAAGTATTTTTTTTAAGACTTTAAGATCTTCTTCTACAACTTTTTCAATACCAGGTCTTTTTACTTTAATTACAATCTCTTGACCAGATATTCTTCCTCGATAAACTTGACCTAATGATGCACCAGAAAGAGGATTTTGATCTATGCTTTCAAATTTTTCATCAAGTGGTCCAATGTCATTTTCAATTATCGGTTTTACCAGATCAAATGGAGCTGCTGGAACACTATCTTGTAGCTTGGCAAGTTCTTCCAAGTATGGTTGTGGTAAAATATCCGCTCTTGATGAAAGCCACTGTCCTAATTTTATGTAAACAGGTCCTAATGAAATGAAAGTGTTTAAAACTTTACGTGCGTTCTTACGATATTTTTCTAAATCGGTGTCCTTGCCTTCTGTTTTAACCCACTTTCTTC
This window encodes:
- a CDS encoding ABC1 kinase family protein, which translates into the protein MSNVRTITVLYKLLPSILALRKDRRKWVKTEGKDTDLEKYRKNARKVLNTFISLGPVYIKLGQWLSSRADILPQPYLEELAKLQDSVPAAPFDLVKPIIENDIGPLDEKFESIDQNPLSGASLGQVYRGRISGQEIVIKVKRPGIEKVVEEDLKVLKKILPMALRFVDPNLRFSARAMLSQFIETIHEEMDYTIESTNLKKIKQDMKKSNIAIPSVYDDYSSKNVLTMEYLPGIKITNIEALDEKGIDRHKLVIDVHKVFFTMLLHHSLFHADPHPGNISVTDDGKLILYDYGMVGRLDNDTRLRLIRLYLALVEKDPPRTVNAMADLGMLTPDFNRSVIEKGIELAVRAMHGKKPDEMEVQSLMELANKTMSKFPFVLPKNLALYMRMASIIEGIYKTHKVDFKFVKVLREILQEEHLIKDAYIEELKYSFQRFAKSIDATISIAPELKKLIDENRSIQLHTKPKSNVLLSGSILSSAIFVGSTVLYTTNKSLGITGIIGSLIIMSIFTIFRKR